One segment of Haloplanus natans DSM 17983 DNA contains the following:
- a CDS encoding FlaD/FlaE family flagellar protein, which produces MFDPADYDARELRSLAGVDDADPGAGVSLPPVEGSGYRPAAVDEPSHEQCERLVAVGGVDPAALGERPYLPAFPDGSASRRVGRDWIAYLVRTAGEDATRNAIGRYRARGWIGEDAAATLDARVGDAVRVLDSGDGELDRADHLLSFAYVIRLLGIGRA; this is translated from the coding sequence GTGTTCGACCCGGCCGACTACGACGCGCGGGAACTCCGGTCGCTCGCCGGCGTCGACGACGCCGATCCGGGGGCTGGCGTTAGCCTCCCGCCCGTGGAGGGGTCGGGCTACCGCCCGGCGGCGGTCGACGAACCCTCCCACGAGCAGTGTGAGCGGCTGGTCGCGGTCGGCGGCGTCGACCCCGCGGCCCTCGGCGAGCGGCCCTACCTCCCCGCCTTCCCGGACGGATCTGCGTCGCGTCGCGTCGGTCGCGACTGGATCGCCTACCTCGTGCGGACGGCAGGTGAGGACGCGACTCGGAACGCCATCGGCCGGTATCGCGCCCGCGGCTGGATCGGCGAGGACGCCGCGGCGACCCTCGACGCCCGCGTCGGCGACGCCGTCCGGGTGCTCGACTCCGGTGACGGCGAGTTGGATCGCGCCGACCACCTACTCAGCTTCGCGTACGTGATCCGGCTGCTGGGGATCGGACGCGCGTGA
- a CDS encoding dihydrofolate reductase — MDLVTVAAVADNGVIGADGGLPWPAIPADRRQYRARVAGHPTVLGRRTFESMRDDPPGSAQVVLSRTEREASIETAQYVTGVDDALVAVDAFEADRAYVLGGGAIYDLFQPVVTEMVLSRIPGEYAGDTHFPDWDREAWACRERIDDDGFTLERWVRD, encoded by the coding sequence ATGGACCTCGTCACCGTCGCCGCCGTCGCCGACAACGGCGTGATCGGTGCGGACGGCGGGTTGCCGTGGCCCGCCATCCCCGCGGATCGACGGCAGTACCGCGCCCGCGTCGCCGGCCACCCTACGGTTCTGGGTCGCCGGACCTTCGAGTCGATGCGTGACGATCCGCCGGGCAGCGCACAGGTCGTTCTGAGCCGAACCGAGCGCGAAGCATCGATCGAGACGGCACAGTACGTCACGGGCGTCGACGATGCGCTGGTGGCCGTCGACGCCTTCGAGGCGGATCGGGCGTACGTCCTCGGCGGTGGCGCGATCTACGACCTGTTCCAACCCGTCGTGACCGAGATGGTGCTCAGCCGGATTCCGGGAGAGTACGCGGGCGATACGCACTTTCCCGACTGGGACCGAGAGGCGTGGGCGTGCCGCGAACGCATCGACGACGACGGCTTCACGCTCGAACGCTGGGTTCGGGACTGA
- a CDS encoding ABC transporter permease has translation MAIDVEDVDHTAGALGGGVVDIDTRRIRRGLGGVVAFLALWTAASLTQPSYVLPTPLAVAETFYAETASGALFVALGNSVLHWVPGAVFGTGLGIAAGIGLAWSPALDDVFSPVVRVLRPVPPLALIGFAIAWFGINHAGAAFIIAVGAFWINFYATYGGVEGVSEDLLDVARSLGVEGDLDLIRTVVVPASLPEITTGIRTGIGRCWMLVVASEIFGVAGIGRRILRASNNLQVDVVITYILVLSLMYLVVDVAFRALQRRALAWR, from the coding sequence ATGGCTATCGACGTCGAAGACGTTGATCACACGGCCGGCGCGTTGGGCGGGGGGGTCGTCGATATCGACACGCGGCGTATCCGCCGGGGGCTGGGCGGCGTCGTCGCCTTCCTCGCGCTCTGGACCGCGGCCTCGCTCACCCAGCCGTCGTACGTCCTCCCGACCCCGCTCGCCGTCGCGGAGACGTTCTACGCGGAGACGGCAAGCGGCGCGCTCTTCGTCGCGCTGGGCAACAGCGTCCTCCACTGGGTGCCCGGCGCCGTCTTCGGGACCGGACTGGGCATCGCCGCGGGCATCGGGCTAGCCTGGAGCCCCGCACTCGACGACGTTTTCTCGCCCGTGGTGCGTGTCCTCCGGCCGGTGCCGCCGCTGGCGCTGATCGGGTTCGCCATCGCGTGGTTCGGCATCAACCACGCCGGGGCGGCCTTCATCATCGCCGTGGGCGCGTTCTGGATCAACTTCTACGCCACCTACGGCGGCGTCGAAGGCGTCTCGGAGGACCTGCTCGACGTGGCCCGGAGCCTCGGCGTCGAGGGCGACCTGGACCTCATCCGCACCGTCGTCGTCCCGGCGTCGCTCCCGGAGATTACGACCGGGATCCGGACCGGCATCGGCCGGTGCTGGATGCTGGTCGTCGCCTCCGAAATCTTCGGCGTCGCCGGCATCGGCCGCCGCATCCTGCGGGCCTCGAACAACCTCCAGGTCGACGTGGTCATCACCTACATCCTCGTGTTGAGCCTGATGTATCTCGTCGTCGACGTGGCGTTCCGCGCGCTGCAACGGAGGGCACTGGCGTGGCGGTAG
- a CDS encoding homing endonuclease associated repeat-containing protein — MATTTDCLQALQEAAATLEESPTKQQYEALGLTPAASTILRHFDGWNAAKREAGLDTNASTGSRVGSKPDDVDFTDAEWAALSQDQRWHYRHREHNTQRTLDRRDRLRAAVYEYKRDHCECLRCGAGDPACLEFHHRDPETKERTVSELITYGNSLETVRAEIEKCDVLCANCHRREHYTVPDAVTPPAAAGETSLGLE; from the coding sequence ATGGCGACGACAACCGACTGCCTGCAGGCATTGCAGGAGGCGGCGGCAACGCTCGAGGAATCACCGACCAAACAGCAGTACGAAGCCCTGGGGCTCACGCCCGCGGCGTCGACGATCCTCCGGCACTTCGACGGGTGGAACGCGGCGAAGCGGGAAGCGGGCCTCGACACGAATGCCAGCACCGGGTCACGGGTGGGCTCGAAGCCCGACGACGTCGACTTCACCGACGCCGAGTGGGCCGCCCTCTCGCAGGATCAACGGTGGCACTACCGTCACCGCGAGCACAACACCCAGCGGACGCTCGACCGGCGCGACCGGCTTCGGGCCGCGGTGTACGAGTACAAACGCGATCACTGCGAGTGTCTCCGGTGTGGAGCGGGCGACCCGGCGTGTCTCGAGTTTCACCACCGTGACCCAGAGACAAAAGAGCGGACGGTGAGCGAACTGATCACCTACGGCAACTCGTTGGAGACGGTGCGCGCCGAAATCGAGAAGTGTGACGTACTGTGTGCGAACTGCCACCGACGGGAGCATTACACCGTGCCGGACGCGGTGACGCCGCCCGCGGCGGCGGGTGAGACGTCGCTCGGACTGGAGTAG
- a CDS encoding IMP cyclohydrolase, whose translation MYIGRFIVVGPGVGAYRVSSRSFPNRRIVEREGTLTVAPTPDAPETDNPYIAYNCVRESEGRAVLGNGSHVDPVTEKLDLGYPARDALATALLSLDYERDDYDTPRIAGVIGADAATVGIVRRDALLVEAVDGPSLVATYEEDDPRAFDFDATDAAEAAREAYDLDFEHAVCAAGVAVDDGVTTSIVND comes from the coding sequence ATGTACATCGGCCGATTCATCGTCGTCGGACCGGGCGTCGGCGCCTACCGCGTCTCGTCCCGGTCGTTCCCGAACCGACGGATCGTCGAGCGCGAGGGCACCCTCACCGTGGCGCCGACGCCGGACGCCCCGGAGACGGACAACCCGTACATCGCCTACAACTGCGTCCGGGAGAGCGAAGGGCGGGCAGTGCTGGGGAACGGCTCCCACGTCGATCCGGTGACCGAGAAGCTGGATCTGGGGTATCCCGCCCGCGACGCGCTGGCGACGGCGCTGCTCTCGCTCGACTACGAGAGAGACGACTACGACACGCCCCGCATCGCGGGCGTGATCGGGGCCGACGCAGCGACGGTCGGTATCGTCCGCCGGGACGCTTTGCTGGTCGAAGCGGTCGACGGGCCGAGTCTCGTCGCCACGTACGAGGAAGACGATCCGCGGGCGTTCGACTTCGACGCCACCGACGCGGCCGAGGCGGCCCGCGAGGCGTACGACCTCGACTTCGAACACGCGGTCTGTGCGGCGGGGGTCGCCGTCGACGACGGCGTGACGACGAGCATCGTCAACGACTAG
- a CDS encoding AbrB/MazE/SpoVT family DNA-binding domain-containing protein, which translates to MSTENDTEGETTRITRKGQVTIPKELREEFGLEEGDELLWQKAEDGIRVRKATQSAGRGMLVDDDVPDEKREEMAEEMEAEIRERRRTEWQP; encoded by the coding sequence ATGAGTACTGAGAACGACACCGAAGGCGAGACGACCCGCATCACCCGGAAGGGTCAGGTCACCATTCCGAAGGAACTCCGCGAGGAGTTCGGTCTTGAGGAGGGCGACGAACTGCTCTGGCAGAAGGCCGAGGACGGCATTCGGGTCAGAAAGGCGACGCAGTCGGCGGGGCGCGGGATGCTCGTCGACGACGACGTCCCCGACGAGAAGCGCGAGGAGATGGCCGAGGAGATGGAAGCCGAGATCCGCGAGAGGCGCCGGACGGAGTGGCAGCCGTGA
- a CDS encoding tetratricopeptide repeat protein — protein MNLADKLQHIQERLEDTLGTRPRTASDETRASEYALRGMDKFEDGKYTEAKRALENALESDPQMGHAHAIYALILRRLGQYEDVENHFEKALEYSDSRSPPDIAPETHYNYANFLDDRGEYSRAAHHYKEAIERGPVEKAYNNYANLLVRRGDVANAERYYERAVEHGEGNEFEYRNYGLLLKEQGRLDEARENLKKAIEVGDDYAQAHNNYATILWDQGEVDDAETHYQRALDIDPELATAHNNYALFLDDQNGDGDVESHYKMAIEHGDSLPEPHSNYGIFLSNRERFTEAATQYERAIDVDPEYVDGYFNYANFLRDRNRTEKAKQQFRAAIDEDPEYLPAHVNLAHLLAEEGEDSQAEQHYRRAVDHASGSAVPYNGYGWFLHQRDRAAKAEAVLRQAVSVAPEYGAAHHSLASVLAAEDNIDEAEHHYSRAVELCPDHPDHVFDYATFLAASGRHDDAERYFSKARAIGHETATAYDSYEAFVDAHPWDTQFASKDDSVSFESIERTRRTAEDINTRRPNDDS, from the coding sequence ATGAATCTGGCAGACAAACTACAACATATCCAAGAGCGACTGGAGGACACCCTCGGTACTCGGCCACGGACGGCGAGCGATGAGACACGGGCGAGCGAATACGCACTCCGTGGGATGGATAAATTCGAGGACGGGAAGTATACAGAAGCGAAGCGCGCACTCGAAAATGCCCTGGAATCCGACCCGCAGATGGGCCACGCACATGCCATCTATGCGCTCATATTACGCAGACTCGGCCAATACGAGGACGTCGAGAACCATTTCGAAAAAGCCTTGGAGTATAGTGATTCTCGATCGCCGCCGGACATTGCCCCCGAGACGCACTACAACTATGCAAATTTCCTCGACGATCGCGGAGAATATTCGAGGGCTGCACATCACTACAAAGAGGCAATAGAGCGTGGTCCTGTCGAGAAGGCGTATAATAATTATGCGAACTTGCTGGTGCGGAGGGGTGACGTTGCAAACGCAGAGCGCTATTACGAACGCGCTGTGGAACACGGCGAGGGCAACGAGTTCGAATACCGCAATTACGGACTCCTGCTCAAAGAGCAGGGTCGGCTCGACGAAGCGCGGGAGAACTTAAAAAAAGCTATCGAAGTCGGTGACGACTATGCCCAAGCCCACAATAATTATGCCACCATTCTTTGGGACCAAGGGGAAGTAGACGACGCAGAAACCCACTATCAGCGGGCTCTCGACATCGACCCAGAACTTGCGACAGCGCATAACAACTACGCACTATTTTTAGACGACCAGAACGGGGACGGTGACGTCGAGTCCCATTACAAAATGGCCATCGAGCACGGGGACTCCCTTCCCGAACCACACTCGAACTACGGAATCTTCCTCAGCAATCGAGAGCGCTTCACCGAGGCAGCGACGCAGTACGAACGAGCGATCGACGTTGACCCCGAGTACGTGGACGGATATTTCAACTATGCGAATTTTCTGCGAGACCGGAACAGAACTGAGAAAGCTAAACAGCAGTTCCGAGCGGCCATCGACGAGGACCCGGAGTATCTGCCAGCGCATGTCAATCTTGCACATCTACTCGCGGAGGAGGGTGAGGACAGCCAGGCTGAACAACACTATCGACGAGCTGTTGACCATGCCTCAGGTAGCGCAGTCCCGTACAACGGTTATGGATGGTTCCTACACCAGCGTGACCGAGCGGCAAAAGCGGAGGCGGTGTTGCGTCAGGCGGTGTCAGTAGCTCCCGAGTACGGCGCAGCGCATCACAGTCTGGCCAGTGTGCTCGCTGCCGAAGATAACATCGACGAGGCTGAACATCACTACAGTCGTGCGGTAGAGCTCTGTCCGGACCACCCCGACCACGTGTTCGATTACGCGACGTTCCTCGCGGCGAGCGGTCGTCACGACGATGCGGAGCGCTACTTTTCGAAAGCCCGTGCGATCGGGCACGAGACGGCGACAGCGTACGACAGTTACGAGGCATTCGTCGACGCCCACCCGTGGGACACTCAGTTCGCGTCCAAGGACGACTCCGTCTCGTTCGAATCCATCGAGCGCACGCGTCGAACTGCCGAGGATATCAACACACGGCGCCCGAATGACGACTCGTAG
- a CDS encoding sensor histidine kinase — MVDAATVSGWPAVGSLAAVVGTLALARYVVRYRDRPGATWFLGVLAAQALWCFAYGAGLLVFDPAVRLAFEAAVWIGIVWTGLTFLAFALSYTGRSDVVAGPAFRAALGVGVAVSILVVTNPFHGALWTGFRIDPVFGVATVTYRLQPLAYLTIGVATLAVVAGVVLLVDTFLNYGPLYRRETAAVAVSALPPGLALLVWAGGVGPVPQLNLAPIMFVPHVALDAYAFGRAELFERNPTTVRAAERTAIDDLADPLVIVDREGRVVRLNDAARAAFAGRTAPDGSRNAAADPLDRPVSAILGVDVDFDGDTDPFESRVDGERRTYAVSVSPLRDPSGAHVGWTVVCPDITARERRRQQLEVLNRVLRHNLRNDAGVVHGYADFLVDRLEDAELVRMADAIERRSAALESLGQKARTVETLLDGEPRTDLAVGSLVERVVADAREAFPDANLRLDGRTDATASVAERSLEAAVENLVENALRHHDGEGIERADGGAWAAVTVDLADDALVVRVADDGPGIPDAELDAIAAGEETDLQHGSGLGLWVVHWAVTTLGGEVTYADREPRGTVATLRLPVR, encoded by the coding sequence ATGGTCGACGCTGCGACGGTTTCCGGCTGGCCCGCTGTCGGCTCGCTCGCTGCCGTCGTCGGCACCCTCGCGCTCGCACGCTACGTCGTCCGCTACCGGGACCGGCCCGGCGCCACCTGGTTTCTCGGCGTCCTCGCCGCGCAGGCGCTCTGGTGTTTCGCCTACGGCGCCGGACTCCTCGTTTTCGACCCCGCCGTCCGCCTCGCCTTCGAAGCCGCCGTCTGGATCGGCATCGTCTGGACCGGCCTCACCTTTCTCGCGTTCGCGCTGTCTTACACCGGCCGAAGCGACGTGGTCGCCGGCCCGGCGTTCCGCGCCGCCCTCGGCGTCGGCGTCGCCGTCTCCATTCTCGTCGTCACGAATCCGTTTCACGGTGCCCTGTGGACGGGGTTCCGGATCGACCCCGTCTTCGGCGTCGCGACCGTCACCTACCGTCTCCAGCCGCTTGCCTACCTGACCATCGGGGTGGCGACACTCGCCGTCGTCGCGGGCGTCGTCCTCCTCGTCGACACCTTCCTCAACTACGGGCCGTTGTACCGCCGCGAGACGGCCGCCGTCGCCGTGAGCGCGCTCCCGCCGGGGCTTGCCCTCCTCGTCTGGGCCGGCGGCGTCGGCCCCGTCCCACAGCTCAACCTCGCGCCGATCATGTTCGTCCCGCACGTCGCCCTCGACGCCTACGCCTTCGGGCGCGCCGAACTGTTCGAGCGCAACCCGACGACGGTTCGCGCGGCGGAGCGAACCGCCATCGACGACCTGGCGGACCCCCTCGTCATCGTCGACCGCGAGGGGCGGGTCGTCCGCCTCAACGACGCGGCGCGGGCGGCGTTTGCCGGGCGCACGGCGCCGGACGGCTCCCGGAACGCGGCCGCCGATCCCCTCGATCGCCCCGTGTCCGCCATCCTCGGCGTCGACGTCGACTTCGACGGCGACACCGACCCGTTCGAGAGCCGCGTCGACGGCGAGCGACGGACGTACGCGGTGTCGGTCTCCCCGCTTCGCGACCCCAGCGGCGCCCACGTCGGCTGGACGGTCGTCTGCCCGGATATCACCGCCCGGGAACGCCGTCGGCAGCAACTCGAAGTCCTCAACCGCGTCCTCCGACACAACCTCCGGAACGACGCGGGCGTCGTCCACGGCTACGCCGACTTCCTCGTCGACCGGCTGGAGGATGCCGAACTGGTCCGGATGGCCGACGCCATCGAGCGCCGGTCGGCCGCGCTCGAATCGCTCGGCCAGAAGGCCCGCACGGTCGAGACGCTTCTCGACGGCGAGCCACGGACCGATCTGGCCGTCGGCTCGCTCGTCGAACGGGTCGTCGCCGACGCTCGCGAGGCCTTCCCCGACGCCAACCTGCGTCTCGACGGTCGGACCGACGCCACCGCGTCGGTCGCGGAGCGGTCGCTCGAAGCCGCCGTCGAGAACCTCGTCGAGAACGCGCTCCGCCACCACGACGGCGAGGGGATCGAGCGGGCCGACGGCGGGGCGTGGGCCGCCGTCACCGTCGACCTGGCCGACGACGCCCTCGTCGTCCGCGTCGCCGACGACGGCCCCGGTATTCCCGACGCCGAACTCGACGCCATCGCGGCGGGCGAGGAGACCGACCTCCAGCACGGCTCCGGGCTCGGCCTCTGGGTCGTCCACTGGGCGGTCACGACCCTCGGCGGCGAGGTGACCTACGCCGACCGGGAACCACGCGGCACCGTGGCGACGCTTCGACTCCCGGTCAGATGA
- a CDS encoding IS5 family transposase, whose product MTQISRFTGEIVPIAQVVTGDGDESAAPEGGGGFADYALVSLHCLRIYLDTSYRMTIDLLKEMPQITGEIGLSAADLPSPSTLCKAFDRISMSVCRVLLRQSAQLHDPSKHGAIDATFYERSAASRHYCQRISYRVQKLKVTKLVDTESQAILDVHCSTTRDGSDADLAEQIARRNAGDLRSLAADKGYDKQSLRESLRDLGIRPLIKHRIFAPYDHAHNARIDEQRYNQRSMTETVNSAVKRSLGFAVRARSWFREFREIALMCVVYNIKRAVKQ is encoded by the coding sequence ATGACACAAATCTCCCGCTTCACTGGTGAGATTGTGCCGATTGCCCAAGTTGTTACCGGTGATGGAGACGAATCCGCCGCCCCGGAAGGTGGCGGCGGATTCGCCGACTATGCCCTCGTTTCTCTCCACTGTCTGCGGATTTACCTTGACACGTCTTACCGAATGACGATTGACCTGCTCAAAGAGATGCCACAAATAACCGGGGAGATCGGCCTCAGCGCGGCCGATCTCCCCTCACCATCCACGTTGTGTAAAGCGTTCGACCGGATCAGTATGAGCGTCTGCCGAGTGCTGCTGCGCCAATCGGCGCAGCTGCATGACCCCTCGAAACACGGCGCGATCGACGCGACATTCTACGAACGCTCAGCTGCGAGCCGCCACTACTGCCAGCGAATAAGCTACCGCGTCCAGAAGCTGAAGGTCACGAAACTCGTCGATACAGAGTCTCAAGCCATCCTTGACGTTCACTGCTCGACGACTCGGGACGGAAGCGACGCAGATCTCGCCGAGCAGATCGCCCGCCGAAACGCGGGCGATCTGCGGTCTCTTGCCGCCGATAAAGGCTATGACAAGCAGTCGCTCCGCGAATCCCTTCGTGACCTCGGGATTCGCCCGCTCATCAAACATCGCATCTTCGCACCGTATGATCACGCGCACAACGCCAGAATCGACGAACAGCGCTACAATCAGCGCTCGATGACCGAGACCGTGAACTCGGCTGTGAAGCGCTCGCTCGGCTTCGCCGTGCGAGCGCGTTCCTGGTTCCGTGAGTTCCGAGAAATCGCGCTGATGTGTGTCGTCTATAACATCAAGCGAGCTGTGAAACAGTGA
- a CDS encoding ABC transporter substrate-binding protein — translation MMQLSRRSYLAGAGATATVGLAGCMGGGGADTLAVAHMPIFPDLQYYVMESEGYFDAVDATVEGSEFTDGPAIIQAYGGGELDVAMFGIVPSMIVIDRGIPAKVTAANIEEPMAIMAHEDLQAMWADHGADAFSVWREERGRKFRFGTFPQGSVPDVLLRYWLEQEGVDTSTVDIIEINGANAVWQAIANGEVDGASIMEPVPTRAAQAGVPVQTFRTAGEIMPGQPAAVTLMSDEVRDTPVATQFLDAHVRATEFIRENPAATADIVESSIGMDAEQALSALQGPLSNFVTDPREIENGTEIFARFANENGQIDERLSLDQIFDYSVYDDL, via the coding sequence ATGATGCAGCTTTCACGCCGAAGCTATCTCGCGGGCGCGGGCGCTACCGCGACGGTCGGTCTCGCCGGCTGTATGGGGGGTGGCGGCGCCGATACGCTCGCGGTGGCGCACATGCCGATTTTTCCCGACCTCCAGTACTACGTGATGGAGTCGGAGGGCTACTTCGACGCCGTCGACGCGACGGTGGAGGGCAGCGAGTTCACGGACGGGCCGGCGATCATTCAGGCGTACGGCGGCGGCGAACTCGACGTGGCGATGTTCGGTATCGTTCCGTCGATGATCGTCATCGACCGCGGGATTCCGGCGAAGGTGACCGCCGCGAACATCGAGGAACCGATGGCGATCATGGCTCACGAGGACCTGCAGGCGATGTGGGCGGACCACGGGGCCGACGCCTTCTCCGTCTGGCGGGAAGAGCGGGGTCGAAAGTTCCGATTCGGCACCTTCCCGCAGGGATCGGTCCCCGACGTGCTCCTCCGCTACTGGCTCGAACAGGAGGGCGTCGATACATCGACGGTCGACATCATCGAGATCAACGGCGCGAACGCGGTGTGGCAGGCCATCGCCAACGGCGAAGTCGACGGCGCGTCGATCATGGAGCCGGTGCCGACGCGGGCGGCTCAAGCGGGTGTCCCAGTGCAGACGTTCCGGACGGCGGGCGAAATCATGCCCGGCCAGCCCGCGGCGGTGACGCTGATGAGCGACGAGGTTCGTGACACGCCCGTCGCGACGCAGTTCCTCGACGCACACGTTCGGGCGACGGAGTTCATCCGGGAGAACCCGGCAGCGACGGCCGACATCGTCGAGTCGTCGATCGGCATGGACGCAGAGCAGGCGCTGTCGGCGCTCCAGGGACCGCTCTCGAACTTCGTGACGGACCCGCGTGAAATCGAGAACGGGACGGAGATATTCGCCCGCTTTGCCAACGAGAACGGACAGATCGACGAACGGCTATCGCTGGATCAGATCTTCGATTACAGCGTCTACGACGACTTGTAA
- a CDS encoding ABC transporter ATP-binding protein translates to MAVGTPRVRVDGVGKRYTGANGPVQALDGISFDVADGEFVCIVGPSGCGKTTLFRIIAGLEPATTGRIVLDGDRVDGPSTDLGLVFQEYHLFPWRTVAGNVGFGLEQGGVAAADRERRVRDLLDLVGLDGFADTYPRDLSGGMKQRVALARALAVDPGLLLMDEPFGAVDAQTKKMLQDELLDIWRETGKTILFVTHDVEEAVKLADRVVVMAKDPGRLREVVDVDIERPRERSDDAFGSTYRRLLDLI, encoded by the coding sequence GTGGCGGTAGGGACGCCACGGGTGCGGGTCGACGGCGTCGGCAAGCGATACACGGGCGCCAACGGCCCGGTGCAGGCGCTCGACGGCATCTCGTTCGACGTGGCCGACGGCGAGTTCGTCTGCATCGTCGGCCCCTCGGGCTGTGGCAAGACGACGCTCTTTCGCATCATCGCGGGCCTCGAACCCGCGACGACGGGCCGGATCGTCCTGGACGGCGACCGGGTCGACGGCCCCAGCACGGATCTGGGGCTCGTCTTCCAGGAGTATCACCTGTTCCCGTGGCGGACCGTCGCCGGCAACGTCGGCTTCGGACTGGAGCAGGGGGGCGTCGCGGCGGCCGACCGCGAACGACGGGTTCGCGACCTGCTCGATCTGGTCGGCCTCGACGGCTTCGCGGACACCTATCCGCGGGACCTCTCCGGCGGGATGAAACAGCGGGTGGCGCTGGCCCGGGCGCTGGCGGTCGACCCCGGTCTCCTCCTGATGGACGAGCCGTTCGGCGCCGTCGACGCCCAGACCAAGAAGATGCTGCAGGACGAACTCCTCGACATCTGGCGGGAGACGGGCAAGACGATCCTGTTCGTCACCCACGACGTCGAGGAAGCGGTGAAACTCGCCGACCGCGTGGTCGTCATGGCGAAAGATCCCGGCCGGCTTCGCGAGGTAGTCGACGTGGATATCGAGCGCCCCCGTGAGCGATCCGACGACGCGTTCGGCAGCACCTACCGACGGCTCCTCGACCTCATCTGA